A genomic stretch from Lathyrus oleraceus cultivar Zhongwan6 chromosome 2, CAAS_Psat_ZW6_1.0, whole genome shotgun sequence includes:
- the LOC127123120 gene encoding disease resistance protein RGA2 has protein sequence MAEAVLELVLHNLNSLIQKEIGLFLGFHQDFNRLSSLLTTIKATLEDAEEKQFSDRAIKDWLLKLKDAAHVLDDILDECATQVLEMESKGLSHKVQSSFRFSFHPKNVAFRYKMAKKMKRIRERLDEIAQERSKFHLMEIVREKRSGVLEWRQTTSIITQPQVYRREQDKDRIINFLVGDASSFKDLSVYPIVGLGGLGKTTLAQLIFNHDKKTSRFAERKKYLLVLDDVWDDEQVNWQRLKSILVCGGKGASILVTTRLLKVAAIMGTIPPHDLSILSDTDCWELLKQRAFGPNEEEREELVAIGKEIVKKCGGVPLAAMALGSLLRFKRKEIEWLNVKESQLWELQGEDHVMSALRLSYLNFPVKLRPCFALCALFPKDEIIDKKFLIDLSEDIGNEVWNELYWRSFFQDIEKDGIGEIEKFKMHDLVHDLAQSIAEEVSCYIPEPSLSKRIRHLSTYGEKSSGIVGSVQLHGIKLLRTFLMRQYNCLPPQVLKCYSLRVLDLQRMIELPSLIFHLKHLRYLNLSYGQFKTLPESLCKLWNLQILKLDYCFRLERLPDRLVQLKALQHLSLKDCYSLLSLPPHIRKLASLQTLTMYVVGKEKGFLLAELGQMNLIGDLSISHLERVKSVMNAKEANMLRKHVNNLKLSWERNEETQLQENVEEIFEVLEPQTKKLQSLRVRGYTGAYFPQWMSSSSLNILTYLELVNCQSCLHLPDLGKLPSLKNLIVSNMSHVKYLNEEDSCNGGVAGGFTKLEKLELKELPNLVKLSREDRDNNFSCLSILQITECPVLLELSCLPSLSELCVRGKCSPHLLSSIHTLHTLEILHFKYHKELSLFPDGMLRDLPSLKIFDIDGLSKLEQLPTDTNNTNVIQAIHISGCENLKSLADEVLHGLHSLKTLSIRYCQKFNLSQSFQYLTCLENLIIKSCPKIEGLHEALQHMCALQSLSLCNLPNLASLPDWLGNLVLLHNLNIYNCPKLTCLPMSIQRLTNPKHLRIHGCSELEKRCKENSGEDWHKIVHVQHVEVKDHGMIIGRAYESYGFQF, from the exons ATGGCTGAGGCTGTGCTTGAACTTGTGCTTCACAATTTGAACTCACTCATTCAGAAGGAGATTGGCTTATTTCTTGGTTTTCATCAAGACTTTAATAGGCTTTCCAGCTTGCTGACAACAATCAAGGCTACTCTTGAAGATGCCGAGGAGAAGCAATTCAGTGACAGAGCTATCAAGGATTGGCTTCTTAAGCTCAAAGATGCTGCTCACGTCCTCGACGACATCTTGGACGAGTGTGCCACTCAAGTGCTGGAGATGGAGTCTAAAGGACTGTCACACAAGGTACAAAGCTCTTTCCGATTCTCTTTTCATCCAAAGAATGTCGCTTTCCGTTACAAAATGGCTAAGAAAATGAAGAGGATAAGAGAGAGGTTAGATGAAATCGCTCAAGAAAGGAGCAAGTTTCATTTGATGGAAATTGTTAGAGAGAAGAGAAGTGGAGTCCTTGAATGGCGTCAAACTACTTCAATCATTACTCAACCTCAAGTCTACAGAAGAGAACAAGATAAGGACAGAATCATAAACTTTTTGGTAGGCGATGCTTCTAGTTTCAAGGATTTGTCTGTTTATCCAATAGTTGGTCTTGGTGGACTTGGAAAAACAACACTTGCCCAACTTATATTCAATCATGACAAG AAAACTTCTAGATTTGCTGAAAGGAAAAAGTATTTGCTTGTGCTAGATGATGTATGGGATGATGAACAAGTGAATTGGCAGAGGTTGAAATCTATATTGGTGTGTGGGGGAAAAGGCGCATCAATTTTGGTCACCACTCGTCTTCTAAAGGTTGCAGCAATCATGGGAACAATACCCCCTCATGATTTATCAATCCTATCAGACACTGATTGTTGGGAATTGTTGAAACAAAGAGCCTTTGGACCAAATGAGGAAGAGAGGGAAGAACTTGTGGCCATAGGAAAGGAGATAGTAAAGAAGTGCGGGGGAGTGCCTCTTGCGGCAATGGCATTAGGAAGTCTGTTGCGTTTCAAAAGAAAGGAAATAGAGTGGCTCAATGTCAAGGAAAGCCAGCTATGGGAATTACAAGGTGAAGATCATGTCATGTCTGCCTTAAGATTAAGCTATTTGAATTTTCCAGTAAAATTGAGACCGTGTTTTGCCTTGTGTGCACTGTTTCCCAAAGACGAAATCATAGACAAGAAATTTTTGATTGATcttt CAGAAGATATTGGCAATGAGGTGTGGAATGAGTTATATTGGAGATCATTTTTTCAAGATATTGAGAAAGATGGTATTGGTGAAATTGAAAAATTTAAAATGCACGACCTTGTTCATGATCTTGCTCAATCTATTGCAGAAGAGGTTAGTTGTTACATTCCAGAACCAAGCCTATCTAAAAGAATTCGCCACCTCTCAACTTATGGTGAGAAATCATCTGGGATAGTCGGTTCAGTACAGTTGCATGGAATCAAATTATTGAGGACCTTTTTAATGCGTCAATACAATTGTTTGCCACCTCAAGTACTAAAATGTTATTCTTTACGAGTACTTGACCTCCAAAGAATGATAGAGTTGCCATCTTTGATTTTTCATTTGAAACATTTGAGATACTTGAATCTTTCTTACGGACAATTCAAAACTCTTCCAGAATCCTTATGCAAGTTATGGAATTTGCAGATTTTAAAGTTAGATTATTGTTTCAGACTTGAAAGGTTGCCTGATAGGTTGGTCCAGTTGAAAGCTCTACAACATCTATCTTTAAAGGATTGTTACTCATTATTAAGCTTGCCTCCCCATATAAGGAAGTTGGCTTCCCTACAAACATTAACCATGTATGTAGTTGGCAAGGAGAAAGGGTTTCTTTTGGCGGAACTAGGACAAATGAATCTTATCGGAGACCTTTCCATTAGTCACTTGGAGAGAGTTAAAAGTGTCATGAATGCCAAAGAAGCTAATATGTTGAGAAAGCACGTGAACAATTTGAAATTGTCATGGGAGAGAAATGAAGAGACCCAATTACAAGAAAACGTTGAAGAGATTTTTGAAGTGCTTGAACCTCAAACCAAAAAACTTCAAAGTCTGAGAGTGAGAGGATATACAGGTGCCTATTTCCCACAATGGATGTCTAGTTCCTCTCTAAACATTTTAACTTATCTAGAACTTGTGAATTGCCAAAGTTGTTTACACCTTCCAGACTTGGGGAAACTTCCTTCTCTAAAGAATCTAATAGTATCTAACATGAGTCATGTAAAATACCTAAATGAGGAGGATTCATGCAATGGTGGAGTTGCAGGAGGTTTCACAAAACTAGAAAAATTGGAACTAAAGGAGTTGCCGAACCTGGTAAAGTTATCAAGGGAGGATAGAGATAACAACTTTTCTTGCCTTTCAATACTTCAAATTACAGAATGTCCTGTATTGTTGGAATTGTCTTGCCTTCCATCTCTCAGTGAATTATGTGTCCGAGGGAAATGCAGCCCACATTTACTAAGTTCAATTCATACACTCCATACTCTTGAAATCCTTCATTTCAAATATCATAAAGAGCTAAGTTTATTTCCAGATGGGATGCTAAGAGACCTCCCTTCTCTTAAGATTTTTGATATTGATGGTCTTTCAAAACTTGAGCAACTTCCAACTGATACCAATAACACTAATGTTATCCAAGCAATACATATTAGTGGTTGCGAGAATCTCAAGTCATTGGCAGATGAAGTATTACATGGATTGCACTCTCTTAAGACATTGAGTATTAGATACTGCCAAAAGTTCAACCTATCACAAAGTTTTCAATACCTCACTTGTCTTGAGAATTTGATAATCAAGAGTTGCCCAAAAATAGAAGGTTTGCATGAGGCATTACAACATATGTGTGCTCTTCAATCTTTGTCATTGTGTAATCTTCCGAACCTGGCATCCTTACCTGACTGGTTAGGAAACCTAGTCTTGCTACACAATTTGAATATTTATAATTGTCCAAAACTGACATGTCTTCCCATGAGCATTCAACGCCTTACTAATCCGAAACATTTGAGAATTCACGGTTGCAGTGAATTAGAGAAACGGTGTAAAGAGAACTCTGGTGAGGATTGGCACAAAATAGTTCACGTTCAACACGTCGAAGTAAAAGACCATGGAATGATCATTGGAAGAGCTTATGAATCTTATGGTTTTCAGTTCTAG
- the LOC127123121 gene encoding uncharacterized protein LOC127123121 translates to MASEKERDNFCVRFTGKNYSAWEFQFKMYVRGKGLWSHLDDVSKAPRKKTALDVWETKDSQIITWILNSIDPQMINNLRSFSTAQEMWNSLKRIYNQDNSAKRFQLELDIVNYKQEFEVVRGALLNRNLVPSLDTCVGELRREEQHLLTQGTMSRDCVSSNHLSFASNSVLNSYED, encoded by the exons ATGGCTTCCGAAAAAGAAAGAGATAATTTTTGTGTCCGTTTTACCGGCAAAAATTATTCGGCATGGGAATTTCAATTTAAGATGTATGTTAGAGGAAAGGGATTATGGAGTCACTTAGATGATGTTTCTAAGGCACCGAGGAAGAAAACTGCTTTAGATGTGTGGGAAACTAAAGATTCTCAAATCATCACTTGGATTCTCAACAGTATTGATCCTCAGATGATCAATAATTTGCGCTCTTTTTCAACTGCTCAAGAAATGTGGAATTCTTTGAAGCGCATTTATAACCAGGATAATTCGGCAAAACGGTTTCAGTTAGAGCTAGACATAGTCAACTATAAACAAG AATTTGAGGTTGTCAGAGGTGCTTTGCTAAATAGGAATCTTGTTCCTTCTTTGGATACTTGTGTTGGTGAACTTCGCAGGGAAGAACAACATCTGCTTACTCAAGGAACTATGTCTCGTGATTGTGTTAGCTCTAATCATTTATCTTTTGCTAGTAATAGTGTTTTGAACTCTTATGAGGATTGA